A genomic region of Spea bombifrons isolate aSpeBom1 chromosome 9, aSpeBom1.2.pri, whole genome shotgun sequence contains the following coding sequences:
- the XRCC3 gene encoding DNA repair protein XRCC3 isoform X2 produces the protein MSAVCRRPWQAPSGKTPWLRHQKLSFGCGVLDRLTRGGIPLVGITELAGESSAGKTQIALQLCLTAQYPVQYGGLGAGAVYICTEDAFPSKRLQQLITSQQKLRSHVPSDVIKTIRFGDGIFVEHAADVDMLTDCITKKVPILLLRGAVRFIVIDSIAALFRCEFGAGDAVLKAKHLQTLGAKLHALSSRFTAPVLCINQVTDTMTDSGHLGLRGKKAAPALGISWANQLLMRVTVTRTSQEAPQPHTGCVLRTLEVTFAPHLPRSSCYYTVDSDGVKGIDGQ, from the exons CATCAAAAGCTTAGCTTCGGCTGCGGGGTCCTGGACAGGCTGACGAGAGGCGGGATCCCTCTGGTTGGGATCACGGAGCTTGCTGGGGAGAGCTCCGCCGGGAAAACCCAGATCGCTCTGCAGCTGTGCCTGACTGCGCAATACCCCGTGCAGTACGGCGGCCTAGGGGCAG GAGCCGTCTACATCTGCACAGAAGACGCCTTTCCGAGCAAACGTTTGCAACAGCTGATCACGTCCCAGCAGAAGCTGAGGTCACACGTCCCCTCTGATGTCATCAAGACCATACGATTCGGCGACGGTATTTTTGTCGAGCACGCGGCCGACGTT GACATGCTCACCGACTGTATCACGAAGAAGGTCCCCATCCTCCTCCTCCGGGGCGCCGTCCGCTTCATTGTCATAGACTCCATCGCGGCTTTATTCCGCTGCGAATTCGGAGCCGGCGACGCCGTTCTGAAAGCAAAGCATCTCCAGACCCTGGGGGCCAAACTTCACGCCCTGAGCAGCCGGTTTACGGCCCCCGTGCTCTGCATTAATCAG GTAACGGACACAATGACGGACTCCGGTCACTTGGG ATTACGTGGTAAGAAAGCGGCTCCAGCGCTGGGCATCTCCTGGGCGAACCAGCTTTTAATGAGAGTTACGGTAACGCGGACCTCGCAGGAAGCCCCGCAGCCCCACACCGGCTGCGTCCTGAGGACCCTGGAAGTCACGTTTGCCCCTCACCTCCCTCGCTCGTCGTGTTACTACACCGTGGATTCGGACGGCGTGAAAGGAATCGACGGGCAGTGA